Proteins encoded within one genomic window of Pigmentiphaga sp. H8:
- a CDS encoding multidrug effflux MFS transporter: MPKHALTIVLALLTMVGPLGIDAYLPSFHAIGATFDASPLAVQQTLSLYIAGMSVMTLFYGTLSDSFGRRPVMLVSLVLFTLTSILAALSTSIGMLVAVRVLQGLCAGAGMVIARAMVQDKFQGGEAQRMMAMITMVFGVAPALAPVLGGWLQATLGWRSVFWALALFGAGLWAVSRRVLRETLPPAGRTPFDLRSIAANYRRSVSSPRFVLMSAGIGLAFCGLPLYVGSAAAYIMDILHLPETAFGWLFVPMVGGLMLGSAMASRYAHRIPAERMVRLGFLVMGFGVVLSVIYTSLFTAAVPYAVLPFVFYTFGLSLASPSMTVIALSIFPEMRGLAASMQGFIQMALFALVSGLVAPMVFGSAAGLAWTHALLLAAGLGFWEAGSRARTAPAAGPRA, translated from the coding sequence ATGCCCAAACATGCCCTGACCATCGTGCTGGCGCTGCTGACCATGGTCGGGCCGCTGGGCATCGATGCCTATTTGCCGTCGTTCCACGCGATCGGCGCCACCTTCGACGCGTCGCCGCTGGCGGTGCAGCAGACGCTGAGCCTGTACATCGCGGGCATGAGCGTCATGACCCTGTTCTACGGCACCTTGTCGGACTCGTTCGGCAGGCGGCCGGTCATGCTGGTATCGCTGGTGCTGTTCACGCTGACCTCGATCCTGGCCGCGCTGTCCACCAGCATAGGCATGCTGGTCGCGGTGCGGGTGCTGCAGGGGCTGTGCGCCGGAGCCGGCATGGTCATCGCGCGCGCCATGGTGCAGGACAAGTTCCAGGGCGGCGAGGCGCAGCGGATGATGGCCATGATCACCATGGTGTTCGGCGTGGCGCCCGCGCTGGCGCCGGTCCTGGGCGGCTGGCTGCAGGCCACGCTCGGCTGGCGGTCGGTGTTCTGGGCGCTGGCCTTGTTCGGCGCCGGCCTGTGGGCGGTCAGCCGGCGGGTCCTGCGCGAGACGCTGCCGCCGGCCGGGCGCACGCCGTTCGACCTGCGCAGCATCGCCGCCAATTACCGGCGCTCGGTCAGCAGCCCCCGGTTCGTGCTGATGTCCGCCGGGATCGGCCTGGCGTTCTGCGGGCTGCCCTTGTACGTGGGCTCGGCCGCGGCCTACATCATGGACATCCTGCACCTGCCCGAGACCGCGTTCGGCTGGCTGTTCGTGCCCATGGTCGGCGGCCTGATGCTGGGCTCGGCCATGGCGAGCCGCTATGCGCATCGCATCCCGGCCGAACGCATGGTCCGGCTGGGTTTCCTGGTCATGGGGTTCGGCGTCGTGCTGTCCGTGATCTATACGAGCCTGTTCACGGCGGCCGTGCCGTATGCGGTGCTGCCCTTCGTGTTCTATACCTTCGGCCTGTCGCTGGCCTCGCCCAGCATGACGGTGATCGCGCTCAGCATCTTCCCCGAGATGCGGGGGCTCGCGGCCTCGATGCAGGGCTTCATCCAGATGGCGCTGTTCGCGCTGGTTTCCGGCCTGGTCGCGCCCATGGTGTTCGGCAGCGCGGCGGGCCTGGCCTGGACCCATGCCTTGCTGCTGGCGGCGGGACTGGGGTTCTGGGAGGCGGGCAGCCGGGCGCGCACGGCGCCGGCCGCCGGACCGAGAGCCTGA
- a CDS encoding membrane-bound PQQ-dependent dehydrogenase, glucose/quinate/shikimate family codes for MTDPSTYPSHRRGRVPLLIFGILLILIGLVLGAGGVRLVSLDGSWYYLIAGVGLVLSGLGYARGSRAGAWLFALVFVGTLIWSFWEVGPDFWQLVPRLVGVIVLALVAALLHPLLRPVGAPGGNRGAYSLAVLCVLALAGFGFLMFQPHFPVSATGDAPTAVPAAASGGDWDHYGRDAAGTRYAPFTQIDKSNVGNLQVAWTFRTGEPAINGAEDQNTPLQVGDTVYLCTPHNQVFALNAETGEQRWKFDPKASSPVWQRCRGVSYYDAGASMTDAAADAACRQRIVLSTIDARLIQLDARTGKPCTAFGNQGTVDLKAGMGEVKPGYYFQTSAPTVARDLIIIGGWVYDNRAVDEPSGAVRAFSAKNGELVWAWDLGNPAITKLPPEGGSYTRGTPNVWSTPAYDDKLGLLYLPTGNSPPDFWGAHRSKAAEEYASSIVALDIETGRERWKFQTTHHDLWDYDVGTPPTLHDLPDGKGGTVPALIQATKRGQIFLLDRRDGTPLAEVKEVPVPQGAQEGDWTSPTQPYSVGMPGIGTTPFTEASMWGATFFDQLWCRIEFRKMRYEGDFTPLRTDRRTLIYPGYYGGMNWGGVSVVPALDYLVINDIRMPQWARLIPRDETPDPTKAASVHEGYAPQEGTPYGISKNGFMSPLGVPCHAPPYGTMTAVDLKTRKIVWQAPLSTLQDTGPLGMKTGLQIPIGMPTLGGPLTTASGLVFYAGTQDYYLRAIDVLTGKELWKGRLPVGAQATPMTYMSPESGRQFVVISAGGARQSPDRGDYVIAYALPKGP; via the coding sequence ATGACCGATCCTTCCACCTATCCCTCCCACCGCCGGGGCCGCGTTCCGCTCCTGATCTTCGGCATCCTGCTCATCCTGATCGGCCTCGTGCTCGGCGCCGGCGGCGTGCGCCTCGTCTCGCTGGACGGCTCGTGGTACTACCTGATCGCCGGCGTGGGGCTGGTGCTGTCCGGCCTGGGCTATGCCCGGGGTTCGCGCGCCGGGGCCTGGCTGTTCGCGCTGGTTTTCGTCGGCACGCTGATCTGGTCCTTCTGGGAAGTCGGACCGGACTTCTGGCAACTGGTGCCGCGCCTGGTCGGCGTGATCGTGCTGGCGCTGGTGGCCGCGCTGCTGCATCCGCTGCTGCGTCCGGTGGGCGCGCCGGGCGGCAACCGGGGCGCCTATTCGCTGGCCGTGCTGTGCGTGCTGGCGCTGGCCGGCTTCGGCTTCCTGATGTTCCAGCCCCATTTCCCGGTAAGCGCCACCGGTGACGCTCCCACCGCCGTGCCGGCGGCCGCCTCGGGCGGCGACTGGGACCACTACGGGCGGGACGCGGCGGGCACCCGCTACGCGCCCTTCACCCAGATCGACAAGAGCAACGTCGGCAACCTGCAGGTCGCGTGGACCTTCCGCACCGGCGAGCCGGCCATCAACGGCGCCGAGGACCAGAACACGCCGCTGCAGGTGGGCGACACCGTGTACCTGTGCACGCCGCACAACCAGGTCTTCGCGTTGAACGCGGAAACCGGCGAGCAGCGCTGGAAATTCGATCCCAAGGCCAGCTCGCCGGTCTGGCAGCGCTGCCGCGGCGTGAGCTACTACGACGCCGGCGCCTCGATGACGGATGCCGCCGCCGACGCCGCCTGCCGCCAACGCATCGTGCTCAGCACCATCGACGCCCGCCTGATCCAGCTCGACGCCCGGACCGGCAAGCCGTGCACGGCCTTCGGCAACCAGGGCACGGTGGACCTCAAGGCCGGCATGGGCGAGGTCAAGCCCGGCTACTACTTCCAGACCTCCGCGCCCACGGTCGCGCGCGACCTCATCATCATCGGCGGCTGGGTGTACGACAACCGCGCGGTGGACGAACCCTCGGGCGCGGTGCGCGCCTTCAGCGCGAAAAACGGCGAACTCGTCTGGGCCTGGGACCTGGGCAATCCCGCCATCACCAAGCTGCCGCCCGAAGGCGGCTCGTATACGCGCGGCACGCCCAACGTCTGGTCCACGCCGGCCTATGACGACAAGCTCGGCCTGCTGTACCTGCCCACCGGCAATTCGCCGCCCGACTTCTGGGGCGCCCACCGCAGCAAGGCCGCCGAGGAATATGCCTCGTCCATCGTCGCGCTGGACATCGAGACCGGCCGCGAACGCTGGAAATTCCAGACCACCCACCACGACCTCTGGGACTACGACGTGGGCACGCCGCCCACCCTGCACGACCTGCCCGACGGCAAGGGCGGCACGGTCCCCGCGCTGATCCAGGCCACCAAGCGCGGCCAGATCTTCCTGCTGGACCGGCGCGACGGCACGCCGCTGGCCGAGGTCAAGGAAGTCCCCGTGCCGCAGGGCGCGCAGGAAGGCGACTGGACCTCGCCCACGCAACCCTATTCGGTCGGCATGCCCGGCATCGGCACCACGCCCTTCACCGAAGCCAGCATGTGGGGCGCCACCTTCTTCGACCAGTTGTGGTGCCGCATCGAGTTCCGCAAGATGCGCTACGAAGGCGACTTCACCCCGCTGCGCACCGACCGCCGCACGCTGATCTACCCCGGCTACTACGGCGGCATGAACTGGGGCGGCGTCTCGGTCGTGCCCGCGCTCGACTACCTGGTGATCAACGACATCCGGATGCCGCAGTGGGCCCGCCTGATCCCGCGCGACGAGACGCCGGATCCGACCAAGGCCGCCTCGGTCCATGAAGGCTACGCGCCGCAGGAAGGTACGCCGTACGGTATCTCGAAGAACGGCTTCATGTCGCCGCTGGGCGTGCCCTGCCACGCGCCGCCCTACGGCACCATGACCGCCGTCGACCTGAAGACCCGCAAGATCGTCTGGCAGGCGCCGCTGAGCACCCTGCAGGACACCGGGCCGCTCGGCATGAAGACCGGCCTGCAGATCCCCATCGGCATGCCGACGCTGGGCGGGCCGCTGACGACCGCATCGGGCCTGGTGTTCTATGCCGGCACGCAGGACTACTACCTGCGCGCCATCGACGTCCTGACCGGTAAGGAGCTGTGGAAGGGCCGGCTGCCGGTGGGCGCGCAGGCCACGCCCATGACCTACATGTCGCCCGAAAGCGGCCGGCAGTTCGTCGTGATCTCGGCCGGCGGCGCGCGGCAGTCGCCCGACCGCGGGGATTACGTGATCGCGTACGCGCTGCCGAAAGGGCCATAA
- a CDS encoding LysR substrate-binding domain-containing protein — protein MTSPQLNRIRLQHIRCLLATAQHGNMRAAAEFLSITQPAVSKIIKELEEIVGKPLVVRQRHGVALTPAGMAFVQHARQGVMALEMALGEARDPEGDAVKLGVLPSLAVDLPHEILRSWRARGRHGPVRLETGMNPELLARLRQGELDVVVGRLAEPDHMLELRFEPLWSEPLVVAMRPQHPLARTEWQAWQAPAHPVILPLPGTSIYQAADSFLGQLRSGASHDRLETLAIPLARNLALNSDALWFASLSTVKADLEQGVLVARRVPGAATEAVGLFTQAQPGTSRPLAGDMADTVRGVAVRWRAACEDLGWDPA, from the coding sequence ATGACCTCGCCGCAACTCAACCGCATCCGACTGCAACACATCCGCTGCCTGCTCGCCACCGCGCAGCACGGCAACATGCGGGCCGCGGCCGAGTTCCTGTCCATCACCCAGCCCGCCGTCAGCAAGATCATCAAGGAGCTGGAAGAGATCGTCGGCAAGCCGCTGGTGGTCCGCCAGCGCCACGGCGTCGCCCTTACGCCGGCGGGCATGGCCTTCGTGCAGCATGCCCGCCAGGGCGTGATGGCATTGGAAATGGCGTTGGGCGAAGCGCGCGATCCGGAAGGCGATGCCGTCAAGCTGGGCGTGCTGCCCTCGCTGGCGGTGGACCTGCCGCACGAGATCCTGCGCAGTTGGCGCGCGCGCGGACGCCACGGCCCGGTGCGTTTGGAGACCGGCATGAATCCGGAGCTGCTGGCGCGGCTGCGGCAAGGCGAGCTGGACGTGGTCGTGGGCCGGCTGGCCGAGCCCGACCACATGCTGGAACTGCGCTTCGAGCCGCTATGGAGCGAACCCCTGGTCGTGGCCATGCGGCCGCAGCACCCGCTGGCGCGCACCGAGTGGCAGGCCTGGCAGGCGCCGGCCCACCCGGTCATTCTGCCCTTGCCCGGCACCAGCATCTACCAGGCGGCCGACAGTTTCCTGGGCCAGTTGCGGTCCGGCGCCAGCCATGACCGCCTGGAAACCCTGGCCATCCCCCTGGCGCGCAATCTGGCCCTGAACAGCGATGCCTTGTGGTTCGCCTCGCTCAGCACCGTCAAGGCCGACCTCGAACAGGGCGTGCTGGTGGCGCGCCGCGTGCCCGGGGCCGCGACCGAGGCGGTCGGACTCTTCACCCAGGCGCAGCCGGGCACCAGCCGGCCGCTGGCCGGGGACATGGCCGATACGGTGCGCGGCGTGGCGGTGCGCTGGCGGGCCGCGTGCGAAGACCTGGGCTGGGATCCCGCCTAA
- the pcaH gene encoding protocatechuate 3,4-dioxygenase subunit beta produces MSNPLLPPSTTGVFVQRDSDAHPPAFTPGYKTSVLRSPRKALISNVGTLSEITSPVFQPQELGPKDNDLITNFAKDGLPIGERVIVHGFLRDQFGRPVKNALIEVWQANASGRYRHKNDTYIGSLDPNFGGCGRMLTDENGYYMFRTIKPGPYPWRNRINDWRPSHIHFSILADGWAQRLITQQYFEGDTLIPHCPILKTINNEEQVRGLIAMQDIGNFIALDSRCYRFDITVRGRTATWFEN; encoded by the coding sequence ATGAGCAATCCCCTTCTGCCTCCCTCCACGACCGGCGTCTTCGTGCAGCGCGACAGCGACGCGCATCCGCCCGCCTTCACTCCCGGCTACAAGACCAGCGTGCTGCGCTCGCCGCGCAAGGCCCTGATCTCCAACGTCGGCACGCTGTCCGAGATCACCTCGCCCGTCTTCCAGCCCCAGGAGCTGGGCCCCAAGGACAACGACCTGATCACCAACTTCGCCAAGGATGGCCTGCCCATCGGCGAACGCGTCATCGTCCACGGCTTCCTGCGCGACCAGTTCGGCCGCCCCGTCAAGAACGCCCTGATCGAAGTGTGGCAGGCCAATGCCAGCGGCCGCTACCGCCACAAGAACGACACCTACATCGGCAGCCTGGACCCCAACTTCGGCGGCTGTGGACGCATGCTGACGGACGAGAACGGCTACTACATGTTCCGTACCATCAAGCCCGGTCCGTACCCCTGGCGCAACCGCATCAACGACTGGCGCCCCTCGCACATCCACTTCTCCATCCTGGCCGACGGCTGGGCCCAGCGCCTGATCACGCAGCAGTACTTCGAGGGCGACACGCTCATCCCGCACTGCCCCATCCTCAAGACCATCAACAACGAAGAGCAGGTCCGCGGCCTGATCGCCATGCAGGACATCGGCAACTTCATCGCGCTGGACAGCCGCTGCTACCGCTTCGACATCACGGTGCGCGGCCGCACCGCCACCTGGTTTGAAAATTGA
- the pcaG gene encoding protocatechuate 3,4-dioxygenase subunit alpha has product MSTQITFLPETASQTGGPYVHIGLAPKQAGFDIFENNFDDKLVKPETKGERIRLEGQVYDGSGTVLRDVLVEIWQANAAGKYAHPADTQDKPIDPAFRGWGRTGADFDTGFYSFETIKPGAVPGAKPGTMQAPHICLILFARGINLGLHTRVYFEDEKAANAKDPIINGIEWEVRRDTLIAKREERDGKVVYRFDIRIQDTPDGGKETVFFDV; this is encoded by the coding sequence ATGAGCACCCAAATCACCTTCCTTCCTGAAACCGCCTCGCAAACGGGCGGCCCGTACGTGCATATCGGCCTCGCCCCCAAGCAGGCCGGCTTCGACATCTTCGAGAACAACTTCGACGACAAGCTGGTCAAGCCCGAGACCAAGGGCGAACGCATCCGCCTCGAAGGCCAGGTGTACGACGGCAGCGGCACCGTGCTGCGCGACGTGCTGGTCGAAATCTGGCAGGCCAACGCCGCCGGCAAGTATGCCCACCCGGCCGACACGCAGGACAAGCCCATCGACCCCGCCTTCCGTGGCTGGGGCCGCACCGGCGCCGACTTCGACACCGGCTTCTACAGCTTCGAGACCATCAAGCCCGGCGCCGTCCCCGGCGCCAAGCCCGGCACGATGCAGGCCCCGCACATCTGCCTGATCCTGTTCGCCCGCGGCATCAACCTCGGCCTGCATACCCGCGTCTACTTCGAGGACGAGAAGGCAGCCAACGCCAAGGATCCCATCATCAACGGCATCGAATGGGAAGTCCGCCGCGACACGCTGATCGCCAAGCGCGAGGAACGCGACGGCAAGGTGGTGTATCGCTTCGACATCCGTATCCAGGACACGCCGGACGGCGGCAAGGAAACGGTGTTCTTCGACGTCTGA
- a CDS encoding SDR family oxidoreductase — MDLQLRDRTAIVTGASQGIGKATAIGLAAQGVRVALVARRRPLLEDIAAGILAAGGPAPHIIEADLYQETAVERIVQSARTAFGHVDIVVNAGGGSRPLDFDAGPDLWLEGMTLNFFRLRELTQALIPGMRERRWGRVVNITGTSEPKILNAAFSAKAAVHIWAKGLSRLVAADNVTVNCLQPGRIHSEQMTLRYPTIESELEFARHEIPAGRFGEAEELANVAIFLCSPRAAYVTGTVIPVDGGMSRHAF, encoded by the coding sequence ATGGATCTGCAGCTGCGCGATCGCACCGCAATAGTCACCGGCGCCAGCCAGGGCATAGGCAAGGCCACCGCCATCGGTCTTGCCGCACAGGGAGTGCGGGTTGCCCTGGTGGCACGCCGCCGGCCGCTGCTGGAAGACATCGCCGCCGGAATCCTGGCCGCCGGCGGCCCTGCGCCGCACATCATCGAGGCCGATCTCTATCAGGAAACCGCGGTGGAACGCATCGTGCAATCGGCGCGGACGGCCTTCGGGCACGTCGACATCGTGGTCAATGCAGGAGGGGGCAGCCGGCCGCTGGACTTCGACGCCGGTCCGGACCTGTGGCTGGAAGGGATGACGCTCAACTTCTTCCGCCTGCGCGAACTGACCCAGGCGCTGATCCCGGGCATGCGCGAGCGGCGGTGGGGCCGCGTGGTCAACATCACCGGCACGTCCGAACCCAAGATACTGAACGCCGCGTTCAGCGCCAAGGCCGCCGTGCACATCTGGGCCAAGGGCCTGTCGCGCCTGGTCGCAGCGGACAACGTCACGGTCAACTGCTTGCAGCCGGGGCGCATCCACAGCGAACAGATGACGCTGCGCTACCCCACCATCGAAAGCGAGCTGGAGTTCGCCCGGCACGAGATACCCGCCGGTCGCTTCGGCGAAGCCGAGGAGCTGGCCAACGTCGCGATATTCCTCTGCTCGCCGCGTGCCGCCTATGTCACCGGCACAGTCATTCCGGTCGACGGCGGCATGTCGCGCCACGCGTTCTGA
- a CDS encoding tripartite tricarboxylate transporter substrate binding protein, with the protein MHSIPHERARRWTAALAVGLAAMAACGGAIAADFPAKPITVVVPYPPGGTPDILARVLGETLSKTLGQPLIVENRVGASGNIGGQAVARAEPNGYTLLMCAFGCAVAPSLYKPAPYDVVKDFAPVAMIGTVPSVLVVNPGVPAKSVAELIAYAKANPGKLNSASSGIGTSAHLATELLNTKAGIQLTHIPYKGAGQVAADLLGGQVDMYFDNLPASLPSIRSGKLRALAVASQKRSPSIPDVPTFAEAGVPDFLITPWFGIMAPARTPEAVLERLNQAVVAALKAPEVQTRMQQLGVDVAPGSRQALARFIAGENEKWKAIIQANKIRVE; encoded by the coding sequence ATGCATTCCATCCCGCACGAGCGTGCCCGCCGCTGGACCGCGGCGCTGGCCGTCGGCCTTGCCGCCATGGCCGCATGCGGCGGCGCCATCGCCGCCGACTTCCCCGCCAAGCCCATCACCGTGGTCGTGCCCTATCCGCCGGGCGGCACGCCCGACATCCTGGCGCGGGTGCTGGGCGAGACCCTGTCCAAGACACTGGGCCAGCCCCTGATCGTCGAGAACCGTGTCGGCGCCAGCGGCAACATCGGCGGCCAGGCCGTGGCGCGGGCCGAGCCCAACGGCTATACGCTGCTGATGTGCGCGTTCGGCTGCGCCGTCGCACCGTCGCTGTACAAGCCGGCTCCCTATGACGTGGTCAAGGACTTCGCGCCGGTGGCCATGATAGGCACCGTGCCCAGCGTGCTGGTCGTCAATCCCGGCGTGCCCGCCAAATCGGTGGCCGAACTGATCGCCTACGCCAAGGCCAATCCCGGCAAGCTCAACTCCGCTTCGTCCGGCATCGGCACCTCGGCCCACCTGGCGACGGAACTGCTCAACACCAAGGCCGGCATCCAGCTCACGCACATCCCGTACAAAGGGGCGGGCCAGGTCGCGGCGGATCTGCTGGGCGGCCAGGTCGACATGTACTTCGACAACCTGCCCGCGTCGCTGCCCAGCATCCGCTCGGGCAAGCTGCGCGCGCTGGCGGTGGCCAGCCAGAAGCGTTCGCCGTCGATTCCCGACGTGCCGACCTTCGCCGAGGCGGGGGTGCCCGATTTCCTGATCACTCCATGGTTCGGCATCATGGCGCCGGCACGCACGCCCGAGGCCGTGCTGGAGCGCTTGAACCAGGCCGTCGTGGCGGCCCTGAAGGCGCCGGAGGTGCAGACGCGGATGCAACAACTGGGCGTGGACGTCGCGCCGGGCTCGCGGCAGGCCCTGGCCCGGTTCATCGCGGGCGAGAACGAGAAGTGGAAAGCCATCATCCAGGCCAACAAGATCCGCGTCGAATGA
- a CDS encoding LysR family transcriptional regulator, which translates to MTTRHTLTDRAKLPNLRRMDMNALLTFDALMKTRSATAAAALLHKTQPAISRELARLRRTLDDPLLVVTKGRFTPTERALELHAVVRDALDRIEHALSPPEAFDPAGATGTINIGTGAHIELLLGAPLLQRLRAAAPRLVVRFQSVHGDFIPDDLDAERMDIAIGLFSEVPRRFHAMRLFADRRVCLLSAAHPMARRKRLSLDDLERIKWFAFAQMYGRPTNFDRLLKPRHRDLAFSAYLSGFGITPYVLLETDYATTLPACVAEVHQRHFPLVSIELPEPLRDIEFFMVWSKRQHTSPLHTWVRGEILRVLEERTGAAIPGNSPPRKR; encoded by the coding sequence ATGACCACCAGACATACCCTGACCGACCGCGCGAAGCTGCCCAACCTGCGCCGGATGGACATGAACGCGCTGCTGACCTTCGACGCGCTCATGAAGACGCGCAGTGCCACCGCGGCGGCCGCGCTGCTGCACAAGACCCAGCCGGCCATCAGCCGCGAGTTGGCCCGGCTGCGGCGCACCCTGGACGATCCTCTGCTGGTGGTGACCAAGGGCCGCTTCACGCCCACCGAGCGCGCGCTGGAGCTTCATGCCGTGGTGCGCGACGCGCTGGACCGGATCGAACACGCGCTCAGCCCGCCCGAGGCCTTCGATCCCGCCGGCGCCACCGGCACCATCAACATCGGCACCGGCGCCCATATCGAACTGCTGCTGGGCGCGCCGCTGCTGCAGCGCCTGCGCGCGGCGGCGCCGCGCCTGGTCGTGCGCTTCCAGTCCGTGCACGGGGACTTCATCCCGGACGACCTGGATGCCGAACGCATGGACATCGCCATCGGCCTGTTCAGCGAGGTCCCCCGGCGCTTCCACGCCATGCGGCTGTTCGCCGACCGCCGGGTCTGCCTGCTGTCGGCCGCGCACCCCATGGCCCGGCGCAAGCGCCTGTCGCTGGACGACCTGGAACGCATCAAGTGGTTCGCTTTCGCGCAGATGTACGGGCGCCCCACCAACTTCGACCGGCTGCTCAAGCCGCGCCATCGCGACCTGGCGTTCTCGGCCTATCTGTCGGGCTTCGGCATCACGCCCTACGTGCTGCTGGAGACCGACTACGCCACCACCCTTCCCGCCTGCGTGGCCGAGGTGCACCAGCGGCACTTCCCGCTGGTCTCGATCGAGCTGCCCGAGCCGCTGCGCGACATCGAGTTCTTCATGGTGTGGTCCAAGCGGCAGCACACCTCGCCCCTGCATACCTGGGTGCGGGGCGAGATCCTGCGGGTGCTGGAGGAAAGAACGGGAGCCGCTATTCCAGGAAATTCCCCGCCGCGAAAACGATAG
- a CDS encoding aromatic ring-hydroxylating dioxygenase subunit alpha — translation MTTTTSPDAGTAYERKPATYNATLTQVGRGTPMGELLRRYWHPIGVSADASEVPRQVRALGEDLILFRDGQGRPGLLYPHCAHRGTSLYYGRVEDGGIRCCYHGWLFDVQGHCTDQPCEPQGGLSRDRIRQPWYPVEERYGLIFAYMGPPGRKPVLPRYAALEDLAEGEFIEANDQSIGGGGPPIIPCNWLQHFENVVDPFHVAILHSSFSGTQFVPQMGVMPEVTFDYTDAGVSATAVRRLDDGKTLRRVGEAALPTLRVIPSPRLAYYGTVESLGWVLPIDDTSFRIYTAGRVRREGDIARSRSRMNGKLWEELTEAEHQRMPGDYEAQVSQGVIAWHSEENLATSDRGLVLLRRMFKQQLDIVAAGGDPIGVSFDRAAPPIVFAAGNFLE, via the coding sequence ATGACGACCACGACATCGCCGGATGCCGGCACCGCGTACGAGCGCAAGCCCGCCACTTACAACGCCACGCTGACGCAGGTCGGACGCGGCACGCCCATGGGTGAACTGCTGCGCCGCTACTGGCATCCCATCGGCGTGTCGGCCGACGCGAGCGAAGTGCCGCGCCAGGTGCGCGCGCTGGGCGAGGACCTGATCCTGTTCCGCGACGGCCAGGGACGGCCCGGCCTGCTGTATCCGCACTGCGCCCACCGCGGCACCTCGCTGTACTACGGCCGTGTCGAGGACGGCGGCATACGCTGCTGCTACCACGGCTGGCTGTTCGACGTGCAAGGCCATTGCACCGACCAGCCCTGCGAGCCGCAAGGCGGCCTGTCGCGCGACCGCATCCGCCAGCCCTGGTACCCCGTGGAGGAGCGCTACGGCCTGATCTTCGCCTACATGGGCCCGCCGGGCAGGAAGCCGGTCCTGCCGCGCTACGCCGCGCTGGAAGACCTGGCCGAAGGCGAGTTCATCGAGGCCAACGACCAGAGCATAGGCGGGGGCGGGCCGCCAATCATCCCGTGCAACTGGCTCCAGCATTTCGAGAACGTGGTCGATCCCTTCCACGTCGCGATCCTGCATTCGAGCTTCAGCGGCACGCAGTTCGTGCCGCAGATGGGCGTGATGCCCGAAGTCACGTTCGACTACACGGACGCGGGCGTCAGCGCCACGGCGGTGCGGCGGCTGGACGACGGCAAGACGCTGCGCCGCGTGGGCGAGGCCGCGCTGCCCACCCTGCGGGTGATACCCAGCCCCCGGCTGGCCTACTACGGCACCGTGGAGTCGCTGGGCTGGGTGCTGCCCATCGACGACACCAGCTTCCGGATCTACACGGCGGGCCGGGTGCGCCGCGAAGGCGACATCGCGCGTTCGCGCTCGCGCATGAACGGCAAGCTCTGGGAGGAACTGACCGAGGCGGAGCACCAGCGCATGCCGGGCGACTACGAGGCTCAGGTCAGCCAGGGCGTGATCGCCTGGCATTCGGAGGAAAACCTGGCGACCTCGGACCGCGGCCTGGTCCTGTTGCGGCGCATGTTCAAGCAGCAGCTGGACATTGTGGCGGCCGGCGGCGACCCCATCGGGGTGAGCTTCGATCGCGCCGCGCCGCCTATCGTTTTCGCGGCGGGGAATTTCCTGGAATAG